The Methanoregula boonei 6A8 genome has a window encoding:
- a CDS encoding methanogenesis marker 15 protein, translated as MTAPVRIAQLSCGADYSGVQEEINSAARSVNGEIVFPDVALKDIVRDFDAFGLEVRSPDLKLAISRAMALVDGRVDADAVFIATCFRCAEAAIVRNELRRYILEHSKLPVVSYSFTERTTAGTLLTRMEALTTIARRRALLAREVQEGITLGIDSGSSTTKAIVMKDNRILGKGWLPTGEVLKSAHNVVDTALAEAGMNLSDIQAIGTTGYGRFLVGKEFKADLIQEELTVNSKGAVYLAEKQHGPATVIDIGGMDNKAITVMDGIPGTFTMGGICAGASGRFLEMTAKRLGVDITELGPLAMKGMGGRVPMNSYCIVFGTQSLVNALAAGSSREDVAAAACHSVAEQVFEQQLQEVDIKEPVIMVGGSSLIEGLVLAMGELLKIKVVVPPYSQYIGAVGSALLASGFIRDGDNAGH; from the coding sequence ATGACAGCCCCGGTACGGATTGCCCAGCTCTCCTGCGGCGCGGACTATTCAGGCGTGCAGGAGGAGATCAATTCGGCGGCACGATCGGTGAATGGCGAGATCGTCTTTCCTGATGTGGCGCTCAAGGACATCGTTCGGGATTTTGACGCGTTCGGCCTTGAGGTGAGGAGCCCGGATTTAAAACTTGCCATCTCTCGGGCGATGGCACTCGTGGATGGCCGGGTGGATGCCGACGCCGTCTTTATTGCGACCTGCTTCCGGTGCGCCGAAGCCGCAATCGTGAGAAACGAGCTCAGACGCTATATCCTCGAACACTCGAAGCTCCCGGTCGTCAGCTACTCGTTTACCGAGCGCACAACCGCAGGAACGCTCCTTACCCGAATGGAGGCCTTAACCACCATTGCCCGGCGCCGGGCGCTCCTTGCCCGCGAGGTCCAGGAGGGCATCACCCTCGGGATCGATTCCGGCTCCTCGACAACAAAGGCTATCGTAATGAAAGATAACAGGATCCTCGGCAAAGGCTGGTTGCCGACAGGAGAGGTCCTCAAAAGCGCCCACAATGTTGTCGATACTGCTCTCGCTGAAGCGGGAATGAACCTTTCCGATATCCAGGCAATCGGCACCACCGGGTATGGCCGGTTCCTGGTGGGTAAAGAGTTCAAAGCCGATCTTATCCAGGAAGAGCTGACCGTGAACTCGAAAGGTGCGGTGTATCTTGCAGAGAAGCAGCACGGACCGGCCACCGTGATCGATATCGGCGGCATGGACAACAAGGCAATTACCGTCATGGATGGCATTCCCGGTACGTTTACGATGGGGGGCATCTGCGCCGGGGCAAGTGGCCGGTTTCTGGAAATGACCGCAAAGCGCCTCGGTGTAGACATCACCGAGCTCGGGCCGCTTGCCATGAAAGGCATGGGGGGCAGGGTGCCGATGAACAGCTACTGTATCGTATTTGGCACCCAGAGCCTGGTAAACGCCCTTGCCGCTGGCAGCAGCCGCGAGGACGTGGCCGCCGCAGCCTGCCACAGCGTGGCCGAACAGGTCTTTGAACAGCAGCTCCAGGAAGTAGATATCAAGGAGCCGGTGATCATGGTCGGAGGGTCGTCCCTGATTGAGGGGCTCGTGCTTGCAATGGGCGAACTCCTCAAGATCAAAGTCGTTGTCCCGCCTTATTCCCAGTATATCGGTGCAGTCGGGTCAGCGCTCCTGGCATCGGGGTTCATCCGGGACGGAGACAATGCAGGCCATTGA
- a CDS encoding methanogenesis marker 7 protein, translating into MILVPVTYKGGVYRHNEIIDLIEDLGGYIVQKHMIAQEVVLQCFVPKEDVELIRAIGKPLAGEVTDSPLVGTEIAIVSMSLEIHHLPHPSCDIAEYVRRLGAKSNMVGMARGVGKRIAGINDEERDVINEHDIAVYLMGNFEHCIEKKMPILLRGIEVPVVVCGGPDKEVLERIVEPKVDGYVGNMGRFMHRTKESEELSRLDEVIEEVTRVLAKKREAIAKDPLSVAPARLMDVIKEKVPAILEVTSPTPLTVQMAGLRVKLPYDTFAGVLKKTEIEDGIMIGDIADIEPSRMRDYIILRVRPFSETNTVI; encoded by the coding sequence ATGATCCTCGTCCCCGTCACTTACAAGGGGGGAGTGTACCGGCATAATGAGATCATCGATCTCATCGAGGATCTCGGGGGCTACATCGTCCAGAAGCACATGATCGCTCAGGAAGTCGTGCTCCAGTGCTTCGTACCCAAAGAAGACGTGGAGCTGATCCGGGCGATAGGAAAACCGCTCGCGGGAGAGGTGACCGATTCCCCACTCGTGGGGACCGAGATCGCAATCGTGAGCATGAGCCTTGAGATCCATCATCTGCCTCATCCCTCCTGCGACATTGCGGAGTACGTGCGCCGGCTTGGAGCCAAAAGCAACATGGTTGGGATGGCCCGGGGCGTGGGGAAACGGATCGCCGGCATCAATGATGAGGAGCGCGACGTGATAAACGAGCACGACATCGCGGTGTACCTCATGGGCAACTTCGAACACTGCATAGAAAAGAAGATGCCGATCCTGCTACGCGGAATCGAGGTGCCGGTGGTGGTTTGCGGCGGTCCCGATAAGGAGGTGCTCGAACGGATCGTGGAGCCCAAAGTGGACGGGTACGTGGGGAACATGGGGAGGTTCATGCACCGCACCAAGGAGTCCGAAGAGCTCTCTCGTCTTGATGAGGTGATAGAAGAAGTCACCCGTGTGCTCGCCAAAAAGCGAGAAGCGATAGCAAAAGATCCCCTCTCGGTGGCCCCGGCCCGGCTTATGGACGTGATAAAAGAGAAAGTGCCGGCGATCCTTGAAGTGACCTCACCGACCCCGCTCACTGTCCAGATGGCTGGCCTCAGGGTCAAGCTCCCATACGATACCTTTGCCGGGGTGCTCAAAAAGACCGAGATTGAAGACGGGATCATGATCGGCGACATCGCGGATATCGAGCCTTCCCGCATGAGGGACTACATCATTCTCCGGGTTCGGCCGTTCTCGGAGACCAACACAGTGATCTAG
- a CDS encoding mannose-1-phosphate guanylyltransferase/mannose-6-phosphate isomerase gives MKTIILAGGVGTRLWPLSREYFPKQFIPMDGKSLFQKTCERAEKFSKEDEIWVVTNEIHQYLVRNQMEELGYTVPKEHILAEPEQKNTLPAIAWAMQQIRAEEKSATAVVFPSDHLLGNDASGQIQAAEPLAKNCLVTFGVRPTSPHTGYGYIRPGKALPPGFAVEEFREKPDEKTAAGYVKKGYLWNSGIFLLSVPVFFGELKKYQPRLAAAFGGSTVPEYGELDTISIDYGLLEPSKKVAVVPLDTEWSDLGTFAALYAIKTHDGEGNVGKAEYLAARDNYVDAPGGKRVGLIGVDNLVVVDTADALLVCDNRHTEKVKDLVGRLKKQNDPVTLFHRQVHRPWGAYTILEDSKNYKIKRITVKPGQKLSLQLHHHRSEHWVVVSGTAEVELNGETKLLRQGESTFVRSGIRHRLENPGVIPLEIIEVQLGEYLEEDDIVRFEDDYGRS, from the coding sequence ATGAAAACCATTATCCTTGCCGGGGGCGTGGGAACGCGGTTGTGGCCGCTCTCCCGCGAGTATTTCCCCAAGCAGTTTATCCCTATGGACGGGAAATCGCTGTTCCAGAAGACCTGCGAGAGGGCAGAGAAATTCTCCAAAGAAGATGAGATCTGGGTCGTGACAAACGAGATCCACCAGTATCTTGTCCGCAACCAGATGGAAGAGTTGGGGTATACTGTTCCAAAAGAGCACATCCTTGCAGAGCCGGAACAGAAAAACACCCTGCCTGCCATCGCATGGGCCATGCAGCAGATCCGGGCAGAAGAGAAGAGCGCAACCGCGGTGGTATTCCCAAGCGACCACCTGCTCGGGAACGATGCGTCCGGTCAGATCCAGGCAGCAGAGCCCCTGGCAAAAAACTGCCTAGTCACGTTCGGCGTCAGGCCAACCTCCCCCCATACCGGGTACGGGTACATCAGGCCGGGAAAGGCACTCCCACCCGGCTTTGCAGTCGAAGAGTTCAGGGAAAAACCGGATGAAAAGACCGCCGCGGGCTATGTGAAGAAAGGGTATCTCTGGAACAGCGGGATCTTTCTCCTCTCGGTTCCCGTCTTCTTCGGGGAACTCAAGAAATACCAGCCCAGGCTTGCTGCCGCGTTTGGCGGGAGCACTGTACCGGAGTACGGGGAGCTGGACACTATCTCGATCGATTACGGCCTGCTTGAACCGTCAAAGAAAGTGGCGGTCGTACCGCTGGATACGGAGTGGAGCGATCTCGGGACCTTTGCTGCCCTCTACGCGATCAAGACCCACGATGGCGAGGGAAATGTCGGGAAGGCCGAGTATCTCGCTGCCCGGGACAATTATGTAGATGCACCGGGCGGCAAGCGCGTGGGCCTGATCGGTGTGGACAACCTTGTCGTGGTGGACACAGCCGATGCTCTCCTCGTCTGCGACAACCGGCACACGGAAAAGGTCAAGGACCTGGTCGGCCGGTTAAAAAAACAAAACGATCCGGTCACTCTGTTCCACCGCCAGGTGCACCGGCCCTGGGGTGCCTATACGATCTTAGAGGATTCCAAAAACTACAAGATCAAGCGCATCACGGTCAAGCCCGGCCAGAAGCTCTCCCTCCAGCTCCACCACCACCGGAGCGAGCACTGGGTTGTCGTAAGTGGGACTGCTGAGGTAGAGCTCAACGGCGAGACAAAACTCCTTCGGCAGGGAGAAAGCACGTTTGTCCGCAGCGGCATCCGGCACCGACTCGAAAACCCGGGCGTCATCCCCCTTGAAATTATCGAGGTCCAGCTCGGGGAATACCTCGAAGAGGACGACATTGTCCGGTTCGAGGACGATTACGGCAGGTCCTGA
- a CDS encoding carboxymuconolactone decarboxylase family protein — protein sequence MGRRQEDEFEDRLKKIVDQGAGATADEWLKIIEREYGKVPLIFQRMGERPEVLISHLLYKSSVAETSSLDPKYVELISMAVGAALKCQYCTSYHMQAAARMGATRDEILEVILLSGMISNSSVLANAYRVVDEKLEKCFPCEVKAVPEKTSVKKSTRTGRKKK from the coding sequence ATGGGACGCAGGCAGGAAGACGAGTTCGAGGACCGGCTCAAAAAGATTGTCGATCAGGGAGCCGGAGCGACCGCTGATGAATGGCTCAAAATTATCGAGCGCGAGTACGGGAAGGTGCCGCTTATCTTCCAGCGCATGGGCGAACGGCCTGAGGTGCTCATCTCCCACCTGTTGTACAAAAGCAGTGTGGCCGAGACAAGCAGCCTTGACCCCAAGTACGTGGAACTGATCAGCATGGCGGTAGGAGCGGCCCTCAAATGCCAGTACTGCACAAGCTACCACATGCAGGCAGCTGCCCGGATGGGCGCGACCCGCGACGAGATCCTCGAAGTGATCCTGCTCTCAGGGATGATCTCAAACTCGTCCGTGCTTGCCAATGCCTACCGGGTGGTTGATGAAAAATTGGAAAAGTGCTTCCCCTGCGAGGTAAAAGCGGTGCCGGAAAAAACATCTGTAAAGAAGAGTACCCGGACGGGCCGGAAGAAGAAGTAA
- the asnB gene encoding asparagine synthase (glutamine-hydrolyzing), translating to MCGIAGQYCYARGRPDRRLLSAMSERLAHRGPDGEGTHVSGSVGLVHRRLAIIDLSPDGLQPMTNEDGTLWLVFNGEIYNFVELREELAHKGHTFYSKSDTEVILHAYEEWGYECLFRFNGMWAFALWDEKKQELFCARDRFGIKPFYYAEAGGSFLFASEIKALLTHPAVGKHPNQQMLGTYLAWGVQDHCSRTMFEGIFQIEPAHALVVTKDGITPPFRYWDVTVNPAIRGGEDDATVAARLKTLLREATRIHTRSDVAVGTCLSGGIDSSALTATINTLIRSDAPGSVGERQKTFSVVFPGTRFDESRYIDEVVAATGVDADRTEPAPGQLQKDIGHLVYLQDEPFGSLSIYAQYCVMRLAQKKVKVVLDGQGADELLGGYLGYQGSYIRGLMWNLRWGTAAGEIAGSLRRHRAFFASARKQLAVRRTRRGLVKCPAAPVDRYSGTLDCVLHRELFSTNLPALLHYEDRNSMAFSLESRVPYLDVRLVEYAASLPLSQKIRGGCTKVALRAAIRGLVPESVRCRGDKMGFVTPEECWIKEELRAFMLDIFSSESFRSRSFWDADAVMQDYEAFLAGTAPYSPEIWRIACAELWLRTFFDAPTAA from the coding sequence ATGTGCGGGATCGCGGGGCAGTACTGCTATGCCAGGGGGCGGCCGGACCGCCGGCTCCTTTCGGCCATGTCAGAGAGGCTTGCCCATCGCGGCCCGGATGGCGAGGGCACCCATGTAAGCGGGAGTGTCGGCCTTGTCCACCGCAGGCTTGCCATCATCGATCTTTCCCCTGACGGCCTCCAGCCAATGACAAACGAAGACGGAACACTCTGGCTGGTCTTTAACGGCGAGATCTATAATTTTGTCGAGCTCCGCGAGGAGCTGGCGCACAAGGGGCACACGTTCTACTCAAAGTCCGATACCGAGGTGATCCTCCATGCCTACGAGGAATGGGGGTACGAGTGCCTTTTCCGGTTTAACGGCATGTGGGCGTTTGCCCTCTGGGATGAGAAAAAACAGGAGCTCTTCTGCGCCCGGGACCGGTTCGGGATCAAGCCGTTCTATTACGCAGAAGCCGGGGGGTCGTTTTTGTTTGCCTCCGAGATCAAGGCGCTCCTTACTCATCCGGCGGTGGGAAAACACCCGAACCAGCAGATGCTTGGCACCTATCTTGCCTGGGGAGTGCAGGACCACTGTAGCCGGACAATGTTTGAAGGGATCTTCCAGATCGAACCGGCCCACGCTCTGGTGGTGACAAAAGATGGAATTACACCTCCCTTCCGGTACTGGGACGTGACCGTAAACCCGGCAATCCGGGGCGGGGAGGATGATGCCACAGTTGCCGCACGGCTTAAAACTCTACTCCGGGAAGCCACCCGGATCCATACGCGGAGTGATGTGGCGGTCGGTACCTGCCTCTCGGGAGGGATCGATTCTTCGGCGCTCACGGCCACGATCAACACCCTCATCCGGAGCGATGCCCCGGGGAGTGTGGGTGAACGCCAGAAGACATTCTCAGTAGTTTTCCCGGGTACGCGCTTTGACGAGAGCCGGTACATCGACGAGGTCGTGGCGGCCACCGGGGTGGACGCGGATCGGACCGAGCCGGCCCCGGGCCAGCTCCAGAAGGATATCGGACACCTTGTGTACCTGCAGGATGAACCGTTTGGCTCGCTCTCCATCTATGCCCAGTACTGCGTGATGCGCCTTGCACAAAAGAAGGTCAAGGTTGTGCTGGATGGGCAGGGAGCAGACGAGCTCCTTGGCGGGTACCTGGGCTACCAGGGGAGTTATATCCGGGGACTCATGTGGAATCTCCGGTGGGGTACGGCAGCAGGAGAGATCGCCGGAAGCCTCCGCAGGCACCGGGCATTCTTTGCCTCTGCCCGAAAGCAGCTCGCGGTGCGGCGGACCCGGCGGGGCCTGGTGAAATGCCCGGCAGCACCGGTGGACCGGTACAGCGGCACGCTCGATTGTGTTTTGCACCGCGAGCTCTTCTCCACCAACCTGCCGGCCCTCCTCCATTACGAGGACCGGAACTCGATGGCATTCTCATTAGAGTCCCGCGTGCCGTACCTCGATGTGCGACTGGTAGAATACGCAGCATCGCTCCCGCTCTCGCAGAAGATCCGGGGAGGCTGCACCAAGGTTGCCCTGCGGGCCGCAATCAGGGGACTGGTTCCCGAATCCGTGCGGTGCAGAGGGGACAAGATGGGCTTTGTCACTCCGGAGGAATGCTGGATAAAAGAGGAACTCAGGGCGTTTATGCTCGATATTTTCTCCTCGGAGAGTTTCAGATCCCGGTCCTTCTGGGACGCAGACGCGGTCATGCAGGACTATGAGGCGTTCCTTGCCGGCACGGCACCTTATTCTCCCGAGATCTGGCGGATTGCCTGCGCTGAGCTCTGGCTCCGGACCTTTTTTGATGCCCCGACCGCGGCTTAA
- a CDS encoding methanogenesis marker 5 protein produces MAKIFIYPATSLILSDLVTRFGHKPLGSAIAIRERVQTPGLESSPLQITPEEPKKGLRWAAVEVPSGVRGRMALYGPMVEECDAAIIINNADLAFGCMGCARTNELLKFLLRQKKIPRLELEYPRNEVEGVQFVASIKKFLTEPGVIK; encoded by the coding sequence ATGGCAAAAATCTTCATCTACCCTGCAACGAGCCTGATCCTCTCAGACCTGGTGACCCGGTTTGGACATAAGCCACTTGGATCGGCGATAGCCATCCGCGAACGTGTCCAGACACCAGGACTCGAATCCTCGCCACTCCAGATCACGCCCGAGGAACCAAAAAAAGGGCTCCGCTGGGCAGCAGTTGAGGTCCCGTCCGGGGTCCGGGGGCGAATGGCCCTGTACGGACCCATGGTCGAGGAGTGTGATGCCGCGATTATCATCAACAACGCCGACCTCGCGTTCGGCTGCATGGGCTGCGCACGGACAAATGAGCTCCTCAAGTTCCTCCTCCGGCAAAAGAAGATCCCCCGACTCGAACTCGAATACCCGAGAAACGAGGTGGAGGGTGTGCAGTTCGTGGCATCGATTAAAAAATTCCTGACTGAGCCGGGAGTGATAAAATGA
- the mmp3 gene encoding methyl-coenzyme M reductase-associated protein Mmp3, whose product MIHVHLDGEPREVSEGNTLGTIITGQPKECAVAVIRPATKEQEKTESLTVTTTAGEITIELSGVAVDVLEQPEKAAGLGLHWADRYAAAFGPFPSGITPERKGRLYERGDVILGCGGYNPKTSYLIFSKSRHVADHGADASGGVIGRVVSGKAVLDRWATGDRVTRVEPVVSWADTSRSFTTTDSNLVLEDGMLLVTRVDVNAQGYSREKITTEAAGSVEHMLIALESGTFTVGRATSTHILDRKRVGTPVPEESQHPRREGTVTVRTTGPSVGGVYIYRADVPGSSSHSVVGQVVHGIELAKLAKEGDILSLRVVPARIDLLGLPLEEAKRIAADRGIALSIDTDNPDRIVVSQEPGTTLDVLAEKAAKITTAPISQVIDIVLDDKHAPASCEIFRHLTGLDEHDAGMMPAFFVFDDVVLFKPKIPTDVRIIPENCPTDESPAAALAITNDSRKATGIVGVRLSANREFGPTSEPFEGTNIIGRVIDTEKIKKVKERQMVYIREVKP is encoded by the coding sequence ATGATCCACGTCCACCTTGACGGGGAGCCCCGTGAAGTAAGCGAGGGAAACACGCTTGGCACCATTATCACGGGGCAACCAAAAGAGTGCGCCGTTGCCGTGATCCGCCCTGCCACCAAGGAACAGGAGAAGACAGAGAGCCTTACGGTCACCACTACGGCCGGTGAGATTACCATCGAACTTTCCGGGGTTGCCGTGGATGTGCTTGAGCAGCCGGAAAAGGCGGCCGGCCTTGGCCTGCACTGGGCGGACCGGTACGCGGCAGCATTCGGGCCGTTTCCCTCTGGCATTACCCCTGAGCGCAAAGGGCGGCTCTACGAGCGGGGCGATGTGATCCTCGGGTGCGGGGGGTATAATCCTAAGACCTCGTACCTCATCTTCTCCAAGAGCAGGCATGTCGCCGACCATGGAGCGGACGCAAGCGGAGGGGTGATCGGCCGGGTCGTAAGCGGGAAGGCTGTACTCGACCGGTGGGCAACCGGGGACAGGGTCACCAGGGTGGAACCGGTTGTGAGCTGGGCGGACACCAGCCGCTCGTTTACCACCACCGACTCCAACCTCGTCCTCGAAGACGGGATGCTGCTCGTGACCAGAGTCGATGTCAACGCACAGGGATACAGCAGGGAAAAAATCACAACTGAGGCTGCGGGCAGCGTAGAGCACATGCTCATTGCCCTCGAATCCGGGACCTTTACGGTCGGGCGTGCCACGAGCACCCACATCCTGGACCGGAAACGTGTCGGTACCCCGGTGCCCGAAGAGTCCCAGCACCCGCGGCGCGAGGGGACGGTCACGGTGCGCACGACGGGGCCTTCAGTAGGCGGAGTGTATATCTACCGGGCCGATGTTCCCGGCAGCTCGTCACACAGCGTGGTCGGGCAGGTAGTTCATGGGATAGAGCTCGCAAAACTGGCAAAAGAAGGAGATATCCTCTCACTCCGGGTGGTTCCCGCAAGGATCGATCTTCTGGGCCTGCCCCTTGAAGAGGCAAAAAGGATCGCAGCTGATCGGGGGATCGCCCTTTCTATCGACACCGACAACCCGGACCGGATCGTGGTATCGCAGGAGCCGGGGACAACCCTTGACGTGCTTGCTGAAAAAGCTGCAAAGATCACAACCGCACCGATCAGCCAGGTTATCGATATTGTCCTTGACGATAAGCATGCACCTGCAAGCTGCGAGATCTTCCGGCACCTCACCGGGCTTGACGAGCACGATGCCGGCATGATGCCGGCCTTTTTTGTTTTTGACGATGTCGTGCTCTTTAAGCCAAAGATCCCGACCGATGTCCGGATTATCCCGGAGAACTGCCCGACAGACGAGTCACCCGCTGCGGCCCTCGCAATCACTAACGACTCCCGCAAAGCGACGGGAATTGTAGGGGTGCGGCTCTCGGCAAACCGGGAGTTCGGGCCGACCTCGGAACCCTTTGAGGGCACCAATATCATCGGCAGGGTGATCGATACGGAGAAGATAAAGAAAGTAAAGGAACGGCAGATGGTATATATCCGGGAGGTAAAGCCATGA
- a CDS encoding methanogenesis marker 17 protein, which yields MQAIEYFEVECPEARGGDNYRQIANDVLLDHNMLRVVHKIHVYIDPKVPIFVAVGILKKVTTVIKVGDIANVNPQEGKFTLAISDETYLAPMLKVFWDKFGKDHVDQPDRFTVILSGISIEARELEEMVITDPSAVLYKDLVYSLRCICPEGFRVRSENYGAEKFSFVASEDLLTDASLALVKEKFALMGETP from the coding sequence ATGCAGGCCATTGAGTATTTCGAGGTGGAGTGCCCCGAGGCGCGGGGCGGCGATAACTACCGGCAGATTGCAAACGATGTCCTGCTCGATCATAACATGCTCAGGGTGGTCCATAAGATCCACGTGTACATCGACCCGAAAGTCCCGATCTTTGTCGCAGTAGGGATCTTAAAAAAGGTCACAACGGTCATAAAGGTCGGGGATATAGCGAACGTTAACCCGCAGGAAGGGAAGTTTACCCTTGCGATCTCCGATGAGACCTACCTTGCACCCATGCTCAAGGTATTCTGGGATAAATTCGGCAAAGACCACGTGGATCAGCCGGACCGGTTCACAGTCATCCTTTCCGGAATTTCTATCGAGGCACGGGAACTTGAGGAAATGGTAATAACCGACCCAAGCGCGGTGCTGTACAAGGACCTTGTTTACTCACTCCGCTGCATCTGCCCGGAGGGTTTCCGGGTCAGAAGTGAGAACTACGGGGCCGAGAAGTTCTCGTTTGTGGCAAGCGAGGACTTGCTCACCGATGCAAGCCTTGCACTTGTCAAAGAAAAATTTGCGCTTATGGGGGAAACGCCATGA
- a CDS encoding methanogenesis marker 6 protein has translation MTEYNPAYTGTVTRYVVVESYTVTPADVAIRAYEIAKGVMIKENCFGLVIMGKEEEVDRVIAEVRKMDPTHIFVKDRGFPPGDARRCRATLGGARPGFNGIEFEMTILPYISNGLGKTQNLDTVTVPVPAKAPSDRRLDVYTLKRMIDAQEP, from the coding sequence ATGACCGAATACAACCCGGCCTATACCGGGACCGTGACCCGGTACGTGGTGGTGGAATCGTACACAGTGACACCGGCAGACGTGGCGATCCGGGCATATGAGATTGCAAAGGGAGTTATGATCAAGGAGAACTGTTTTGGCCTTGTCATCATGGGAAAAGAGGAGGAAGTCGATCGGGTGATAGCCGAGGTCAGAAAGATGGATCCGACCCATATTTTTGTCAAGGACCGCGGCTTTCCGCCCGGAGATGCCCGGAGGTGCCGGGCAACTCTTGGCGGCGCACGCCCTGGCTTTAACGGGATCGAGTTCGAAATGACAATCCTCCCCTACATCTCAAACGGCCTGGGAAAAACACAAAACCTTGATACCGTAACTGTCCCGGTGCCGGCAAAAGCCCCTTCCGACCGCCGGCTTGACGTGTACACGTTAAAGAGAATGATCGATGCACAGGAGCCCTAA